The DNA window TGGTGGGCACAAGCGTAAATACAGAATCATCGATTTCAAACGGACTAAAGATGGAATACCTGGACGCGTTGCTACAGTCGAGTATGATCCAAACCGTTCCGCTAACATCGCTCTGATTCACTATGCTGATGGAGAAAAGCGTTACATCTTACATCCAAACGGATTAAAGGTTGGAGATGTGATTGAGTCTGGACCAAAAGCTGATATTAAAAGAGGTAATGCGTTACCACTTGAAAATATTCCAGTAGGTACAACGATTCATAACATTGAGATGAAGGCTGGTAAAGGTGGACAATTAGTTCGTGCAGCTGGTGCAGAGGCTCAATTGCTTGGTCGTGATGGCGATTATGCAATCATTCGTCTTAAATCTGGTGAGACTCGCTTAATTCGTAAGGAATGTCGTGCGACGATCGGTCAGGTTGGAAACCTTGATCACGAGTTAATCAACATTGGTAAAGCAGGACGTAATCGTTGGAAGGGTATCCGCCCAACAGTTCGTGGTTCTGTAATGAACCCAGTAGATCACCCACACGGTGGTGGTGAAGGTAAAGCTCCTATCGGACGTAAGTCTCCAATGACTCCTTGGGGTAAACCAACACTTGGTTACAAAACTCGTAAGAAGAACAACCAATCCGATAAGTATATTGTTCGTCGTCGTAAAAAGTAATCGAAGTAGCTAGAAACTAAATTGCTTCCACTCATAGGAATGAGAGGGTAGGCGATTGAACTGTAAACTTGAAGGGAGGTACTTTCAATGGGTCGTAGTTTAAAAAAGGGACCTTTTGTAGATGACCACTTGATGAAAAAAGTGGAAGCCTTAAATGAAACGAATGAGAAGAAGTTGATCAAGACTTGGTCTAGACGCTCTACTATCTTCCCTGATTTTATTGGGCATACCATTGCGGTTTATGATGGTCGTAAGCATGTGCCTGTATTTGTGAGCGAAGACATGGTAGGTCACAAGCTGGGCGAATTTGCTCCAACAAGAACCTACAAAAGTCACGTTGCTGATGATAAAAAAACAAGACGTTAATTGAAGCCGAGAGGAGGTACAGTACATGGAAGCAAAAGCTGTTGCCAGATACGTGCGCATTGCTCCTCGTAAAGTCCGTTTAGTGATCGACTTAATTCGAGGTAAACAAGTAGGCGAGGCCATTGCGATTTTAAAGCATACACCGAAAGGTGCTTCACCTGTAATCGAGAAAGTATTACTATCCGCTGTTGCGAATGCAGAGCATAATTACGAAATGAATCCGGATAGCTTAATTATCTCAAAGGTTACTTGTGATGAAGGTCCAACGTTAAAAAGATTTCGTCCACGTGCACAAGGACGCGCAAGCCGTATAAACAAACGTACGAGCCACATTACGTTAGTGGTTACTGAAAAGAAGGAGGGATAATGCGTGGGTCAAAAGGTTAACCCTAAAGGTCTTCGAGTTGGTGTTATTCGCGACTGGGAATCCAGATGGTACGCGGGTAAGGATTACGCTAAACTTTTACATGAAGACTTAAAAATTCGTGAGTATATTGAAAAACGCCTAGTAGACGCTGCCGTTTCAACGATTGAAATCGAGCGTGCTGCAAATCGTGTCAACGTAACGGTTCACACAGCGAAGCCAGGAATGGTTATCGGTAAAGGTGGATCTGAAGTAGAAGCTTTACGTAAAGCTTTAAATGACTTAACAGATAAAAGAGTTCACATCAACATTAACGAAATCAAAAATGCTGACTTAGACGCTAAGCTAGTAGCCGAAAACATCGCTCGTCAATTAGAAAATCGTGTATCTTTCAGACGTGCTATGAAACAAGCGATTCAGCGTACTATGCGTGCAGGAGCAAAAGGAATTAAAACCATGGTAAGTGGTCGTTTAGGTGGCGCTGACATCGCACGTAGCGAAGGCTACAATGAAGGAACAGTTCCTCTACACACTTTGCGTGCTGATATCGACTACGGAACAGCTGAAGCTGATACAACGTACGGAAAAATCGGCGTGAAAATCTGGATTTACCGTGGTGAGGTGCTCCCTGCTAAGAGGACTAAAGCAGCAGAAGGAGGTAAATAATCATGTTAATGCCTAAACGTGTCAAACACCGTAAAGAACATCGTGGTCGCATGAGAGGTAAAGCTAAAGGCGGAACTGAAGTGACTTTTGGTGAGTACGGTTTACAAGCAT is part of the Bacillus horti genome and encodes:
- the rplB gene encoding 50S ribosomal protein L2, whose translation is MAIKKYKPTSAGRRGMSVSTFEEITTDQPEKSLLAPLHSKAGRNNNGRITVRHQGGGHKRKYRIIDFKRTKDGIPGRVATVEYDPNRSANIALIHYADGEKRYILHPNGLKVGDVIESGPKADIKRGNALPLENIPVGTTIHNIEMKAGKGGQLVRAAGAEAQLLGRDGDYAIIRLKSGETRLIRKECRATIGQVGNLDHELINIGKAGRNRWKGIRPTVRGSVMNPVDHPHGGGEGKAPIGRKSPMTPWGKPTLGYKTRKKNNQSDKYIVRRRKK
- the rpsS gene encoding 30S ribosomal protein S19 codes for the protein MGRSLKKGPFVDDHLMKKVEALNETNEKKLIKTWSRRSTIFPDFIGHTIAVYDGRKHVPVFVSEDMVGHKLGEFAPTRTYKSHVADDKKTRR
- the rplV gene encoding 50S ribosomal protein L22 — translated: MEAKAVARYVRIAPRKVRLVIDLIRGKQVGEAIAILKHTPKGASPVIEKVLLSAVANAEHNYEMNPDSLIISKVTCDEGPTLKRFRPRAQGRASRINKRTSHITLVVTEKKEG
- the rpsC gene encoding 30S ribosomal protein S3, whose amino-acid sequence is MGQKVNPKGLRVGVIRDWESRWYAGKDYAKLLHEDLKIREYIEKRLVDAAVSTIEIERAANRVNVTVHTAKPGMVIGKGGSEVEALRKALNDLTDKRVHININEIKNADLDAKLVAENIARQLENRVSFRRAMKQAIQRTMRAGAKGIKTMVSGRLGGADIARSEGYNEGTVPLHTLRADIDYGTAEADTTYGKIGVKIWIYRGEVLPAKRTKAAEGGK